In Lactococcus protaetiae, the genomic window GTTTGGTGGACGTTATCGTATTATTGATTTTGCTCTTTCAAATTGTGCAAATTCAAATGTGAAAAATGTAGGTGTTATCACACAGTACCAACCTCTTGCATTAAATGCACATATCGGAAATGGAGCACCGTGGGGATTAAATGGTGTAAATAGTGGAGTTACAATTCTTCAACCTTATTCTTCACAAGAAGGTTCCAAATGGTTTGAAGGAACTTCGCACGCAGTTTATCAAAACATTGCATACATTGACCAACAAAATCCTGAATATGTTCTCATTCTTTCTGGGGACCATATTTATAAAATGGATTATGAAGCAATGCTTGAAAGCCATAAGGAACGTGGAGCGAGTTTGACAGTGTCAGTCATGGAGGTGCCAATCGAGGAAGCGAGTCGTTTTGGTATTATGAATACAGACGAAAATGACCGTATTATTGAGTTTGAGGAAAAGCCAAAGGAACCAAAATCAAATCTAGCCTCAATGGGGATTTATATTTTCAACTGGCAACGTCTTCGTGAAGTTTTGGTTAATGGGTATGCAAAAGGAAATCCGATGGAAGATTTTGGTGGTGATGTCATTCCAGCTTATATTGAAGCTGGAGAAAATGTGTTTGCCTATCGGTTTAAAGGTTACTGGAAAGACGTTGGTACGATTGATTCACTCCATCAATCCAATATGGAATTTCTTGATATTCTCAATAATGAACTGGATATTACAGACAAATCGTGGCGGATTTACTCACGAAATGATATTTCGGCACCGCAGTTTATAACAGATAAAGCAGATGTTAAGGATGCATTAGTAGGGGATGGTTGTTACGTCAATGGTGCGGTTCATCACTCTATCTTATCTCAAAATGTGCATGTTCAAGAAGGGACAACGATTGAAGATAGTTTTATCATGTCAGGGACATTTATCGGTGAAAATGTAGTGATTAAAAATGCAATTATCGGCGAAAATGCAAAAATTGGTGATAATGTGGAAATCATTGGGGAAAACGAAGTTGCGGTGATTGGTCACGGAGAAGTGAAAGGGGAAAATAAAAATGAACAATAGTAACAAAATGTGTGCGCTGTTATCTAACGTATCATCAAGTCAAGCGCTACGCCCATTAACAGATGTACGTCCTATTGCAACTTTGCCCTTTGATTGTAAATATCGTTTGATTGACTTCCCACTTTCTTCATTGTCAAATGCCCATGTGGATAATGTGTTTATGACGTTCAATGAAGGAGAAACACAATCCGTTTTTGACCATCTTGGTTCTGGATCTGAATGGGGACTTGATGGGTTTAATAGTCGTTATTTTGTCTACATTCAACAGGACTTTGACCGTCTAAAAGAGCAAGGTAAGGCTTATTTTGCACAACATCTTAACTTTTTGAAGAAGTCTAAAGCCCCTTATACAGTACTTTTGGGAAGTAAATTTATTTGCAATGTTGATTTGAATGCTGTTCTCAAAATTCATAAACTTGCAGGTAAGGAAATCACAACTGTTTATAAAAAAGTTTCTCCGACTTTAGCGGCTGAATATGATACGATTCTCCGATTTGATGAAGAAGGGAAAATGAGTAATTGTTACATGAATCAGTTGGAAAATCCGCAAGAAAAGGAAGCGCTCTGTCTCAACCTTTTCATTGTAAATACGGACTGGTTGATTGATTTTATCCAAGAAATGCAAAATGCGGGTGAGATTGCTTCTATTGCTCATTTGCTTAGAGCTCGTATGAAGGACTACGATGTGAATAGTTATGAATATACAGGTTATATGAGTAACATTACAGATATAAAATCTTTTTACGATGCAAATATGGTGATGTTAGAACCCCAAAACTTCACATCACTGTTGTATAGCAGCCAACCTGTTCATACAAAGATTAAAAATGAAGTACCGACTTATTTTTCAAAAGATAGTAATGTCGTTAATAGTCAGCTTGGCTCAGGGTGTATCATTGAAGGAGAAGTCAAGGATTCTTTGATTTCGCGTGGTTCAAAGGTTCTCAAAGGCGCACAAGTTGAGTCAGCACTGATTTTCACAAGTAGTAAAGTTAAAAATGATGCTGTCGTGAAATATGCAATCATTGATAAAAATGCTGTCATTGAAAATGGAGTACAAATCATTGGTACTGCTGAAAAACCAGTAGTGATTCCTAAGGGTTCAGTAGTGACAGAAGACGTTATTGAGCTGTAATAATATAAATCAGCGCTGACAAAATTCTGTCAGCGCTGACGAACTATATTTTTGCTAAAATGATATTGAAGGTGTTCATAAACTTATTTTATCTTGACCCAAAATTATTATCTGATGACTAGATAAAATGAAGTCAAGACTAAATTCAAGGATTGCTATTCTGAGCAGGTGCTTTGCCTTTTGCTCTTACCATTTCGTCTTGCCAGCTTTGCTGGATTGCGATTTGAACTTCCGACTTTAGTCGGTTGCCACTGCGACTAGGTGCTTCAGCACCATAGCGAGCATGGACAGCGAAGCAACGAGGTTGCGGAGATAGTGAAATCGACAGCGTAGCAAAGCGGAGATAGTGTTGCTTTGCTAAAGTTTTAAACACATTTACTGACAGATTAATAGATTTTCTGTCAGTTTATATGATTGAATAATCGTCATTACAAAAGCTTTGTCAGTATGCTGACAAAGTTGTCAATGAAAAAAGTGGGGAAACAAATGAAAATTTTATTTGCCGCAAGTGAGTGTGCACCGTTTTTTAAAACGGGAGGACTTGGTGATGTATTAGGTGCTCTTCCAAAAGAGCTGGCCAAAAAGAATGAAACCTTGGCTGTTGCTGTCATTTTACCTTATTTTAAAAATGCGATGAAAGACGAGCATAAAGCGCTCCTAAAAGATGAATTTTACGATTTTGTAGATGTGGGGTGGCGTCGTGAATATGTTGGTGTTAAGAGTTTGATGAAAAATGGTGTAAAATATTATTTTCTTGATAATGAACACTATTTTGGACGTGAAGAGTTATATGGCTATGATGATGACGGAGAGCGTTACGCCTTCTTTGATTTAGCCGTTTGTCATTTGCTTGAAAAATTAGACTTTATTCCTGATTTCCTTCATGTTAACGACTGGCAAACTGCCATGATTCCATTTTTGCTTAAAGAAAAATACAATTGGCGGAATGCTTACAGAAATATCAAAACTGTACTTACGATTCACAATATTGAATTTCAAGGTGTAATGCAAGGAACAGCTTTGACAGAACTTTTTGGAATGGGAATGGAGCGTTATTTTGAAGGTGTTGTCCGTCATAATGATATGATGAATATGTTGAAAACGGGAATTCTTTATGCCGACCGTGTAAATACAGTATCACCAAGTTATGCACAAGAAATACAAACACCAGAATTTGGCTGTGGTCTTGAGTCTGTCTTGAACTTTGTCCAAGGAAAAGTGTCAGGCATCTTGAATGGCATTGATTATGATGTCTATGATCCAGAAAAAGACACTCAAATTGCTTATCATTTTAATGCAGAAGATTTATCAGGTAAGGCGAAAATGAAAGCCGCTCTTCAAGAGCGAGTGGGACTTCCAGTAAAAGCAAATGTACCATTGATTGGGATGGTGTCGCGCTTGACTAATCAAAAGGGATTTGACCTTGCACTCACAAAGCTAGAGGAGATTCTTCAAGGAGAGGTTCAAGTGGTATTGCTGGGACGGGTTACCCTGAGATTGAAGAGGGATTCCGATATTTTGCTTCGAAATATCCAGAAAAAATGTCTACAAATATTGCCTTTAATCTCCAGTTTGCTCAAGAGATATATGCAGGTTCAGATTTCTTCTTAATGCCTTCTGCGTTTGAGCCCTGCGGTCTTTCTCAAATGATTGCAATGAGATATGGTACTTTGCCTATTGTGCATGAGATTGGTGGATTGAAAGATACTGTAAAACCTTACAACCCACATGAAAAGACAGGTACAGGATTTGGCTTTATTCATTTTGATGGACAAGTTTTATTGGATACTGTCAATCGTGCGATTGCCCTTTATCATAAAGAACCAGATACAATGAAAAAAATAATTACAGCAGCAATGACAGAAGATTTTTCATGGGAAAGCAAATCTCAACAATATATCGAACTTTATCAATCAATTGATTGATAACTTGTGCGCAAGCGTTTGCATTTATTTGAGAAATTTGATAGAATTTTCATGTAACATTGAAAAATAAAATTGCTGAAAACAAATTTTAATAAAGAGGTGACATTTGAAACTTTCTAAAAAACAATTTAAGCAAGATTTTGAAGAAAGATTGACTTCAAAGTTTGCGACTGACATTACAAAAGCTGGAAGTCAGGAAAAGTACGCAGCGCTTGCATCTGTTGTAAAGCATTACTATACAAAGATTTGGGCAGATGATAACGAATATAAAGATGAAACGGGCAAGAAACAAGCTTATTATTTCTCTATCGAATTTTTACCAGGGAAAATGTTGAAATCAAACTTGCTCAATCTTGGTATTTTGAATACGGTGAGAGAAGCTCTTGCTGAACTTGGAATCAATCTTGATGAAGTTGCAGAATCAGAACCAGATATGGCGATTGGTAATGGAGGACTTGGACGATTAGCAAGTTGTTTCATGGATTCACTCGCATCTACAGGATTACCTGCTAATGGAAATGGAATTCGCTATCGTTATGGTCTTTTCAAACAAAAGATTATTGATGGTTATCAAGTAGAGCTGCCAGATTCATGGTTGAATAATGGGAATCCTTGGGAAGTTCGCAGAGCTGATAAAGCTGTTGAGGTAAGATTTGGTGGAGAAGTATGGCTTGAAGATGATGGTAAGGGAAATTTGTTGCCTCATTATAAAAATCAAGAGCGCGTGCTTGCTGTACCTTATGATACACCAATGGTTGGTTTTGAGAATACAACGGTTAACAATATGTGTTTGTGGCGTTCTGAAGTTCCGCAAGATTTGGACCCTAAATTTCAAAATCTGGAATATATGCGACAAACTTCAATGTTATCTGCTGAATTATATCCTGACGACTCGAATTATGATGGACGTCTGCTGCGCTTAAAACAGGAATATTTCTTTGTTTCAGCAGGCTTGCAAAGAATTATGCGCCATTATAAATCAACGCACAAAAAAGACGTACGCAATATTGCAGATTATATCGCAGTTCATATCAACGATACACATCCAGCACTTTGTGTGCCTGAATTCATGCGTATTTTGGTAGATGAATATGGAGTGGGTTGGAATCGTGCTTGGGATACTACAGTGAAGGTAATGTCTTATACCAATCACACGATTTTGTCTGAAGCATTGGAAAAATGGCCTGAAGATATGGTAAAACATCTTTTGCCACGTATTTATCAAATTATTGTGGAAATTGACCGTCGTCGTACGGCTGAGCTTCTTCCTAAAATCGGTGCCACTTTGGTTCATAATACACGTATTATCAGGGATGGACAAATTCACATGGCTCATCTCTCCATCATTGGTTCTCATTCGACAAATGGAGTGGCAAAACTCCACTCAGACTTGTTAAAAGATGTGGAATTGCATGATTTCTATGAAATTTACCCAGAACGTTTCAATAATAAAACAAACGGTATAGCAGACCGCCGTTGGATTCAGATTTCTAATGAGCGCTTGTCTGGTGTACTTGATGAAACAATCGGTACGTCTTGGCGTCATGATTTGAATGATTTGGTTAAACTTGAAGTTTACAAAGATGATGAATCAGTTTTGGAATGTTTGCAAGCGGCAAAATATGATGACAAGTTACGTTTGGCAGCTTTGATTAAGGAGCGCAATGGAATTGTTGTGAACCCTGATGCGATTTTTGATGTGCAAGTTAAACGACTTCACGCTTATAAGCGACAATTATTGAATGTTTTACATATTCTTAAATTATATTTTGATCTTAAAGATGAACCTGAGCTGGATGTTGTGCCACGTGTATTCATTTTTGGTGCAAAAGCTGCACCTGGATATCATTATGCAAAATCAATAATTAAGGCCATTAATGAGATTGCCAATATGATTAATAATGATAAAACGATTGCTGATAAGATTAAAGTTGTTTTTATGGAAAACTACAATGTTAGCCTTGCTGAGTTGATTATTCCTGCTGCAAATGTAGGGGAACAGATTTCTCTTGCTTCAAAAGAAGCCTCTGGAACATCAAATATGAAGTTCATGCTGAATGGGGCATTGACAATGGGGACATTGGATGGTGCAAATATTGAGATTTTTGAGGCTGCAGGTGAAGGAAATAACTTTGTGTTTGGATTGACCAAGGACGAGGTTTATGAATATTATCGCAATGGAAATTATAATGCGCGAGATATTTATGAACAAAATCCGATTGTTCATCGTATTTTGGATGCGTTCATTGATGGTACCATCCCAAATATCAGTATGGAAGGTCCTGAGATTTTTGACTCACTTACAACATACAATGATGAATATTTTGTTTTGCGTGACTTTAATGATTATGTTCGTGCCCAAAAGGAGCTTGAAACACTTTATCGTGATAAAAAAGCTTGGACTCAAGCAAGTCTGATGAACATTGCAAATGTTGGACGTTTCAGCTCTGACCGTACAGTAAAAGAATACGCAGATGACATCTGGCATATTAAAGCTAAAAAGTAAACTTATATTTTAGACTCGTTCATCTTTAATTTTCTTCAAAAGATTAAGAATAAGCAGTAGATACACCATATGATATTATCTTGCAATAGTTGAGAAAAATATTGCTTCATGTAGTGTATCAGGCACAAAAAAGATTTGTGTGAAATGGAAACTTTAACAATATTAAGATGATTGGCTCAAAATATACTTTATAAGTAGGTCTTGATTTCGTTGATATACCCGTTCCACCTTAAAATTCAATAATATGTTATATCATAGATGTCCGTTCGCTTTATCTCCGTTTTCACTAAGCCGCTAGGTAAAACAACGCGCATATCTATTGCTGCTTTAGCGACAAGGCGAAGTGTCAATCCATTGTTGGTTTTACCATGGATTAGATACAGCAGCTGAAGATTAGCGTATTTGTAGCGACTTTGAGCTATGAAGTTGGGGGATACTGCGTTGACGTATTTTATGAGAAATGAGTTATAATCATGGGAAAGCTCCTGTCAGAGTTTGACAGGGCTTTTCCTTAGTATTTTTATCAAAACAAGTGCGTGCTATCTCCGCCTTACGACTCCGCTGTCGATGCTCGCTATGCCACTAAAGTGGCTAGTCGCAATCGCAATACTCCGACCTCTTAGGTCGGAGATAAAGCAGCACTATCTCCGCTGCGCTACGCTGTCCATCCTCGCTACGGTGCAGAAGCACCTAGTCGGAATGGCAATCTTTGAATTTCGTTCGACTGCCATAGGGCGTTGGCGCTTTTAGCGCCTAGGCTTCTTGGACAAGGTGACCTCATATCGAAGATGTGAGGTTGTACCTTAAATTCAGTGGTGAGTCGAAACTCCCACTGAATAAGTCTTGACTTCATTTCTGTCAGCGCTGACAGAAGATTTGGTCAGCAAGTGATGTGCTTTGTAAGTTGGTAGGAAGTTTTTTCATTACGGACTATTGTGTTAAAATAAAAGTAAATTGTAGAAAAATAATTTAGCAAAAATGAAATGAGAATAAACAATGTATTATTTTAATTCTTGGAATGATGATTATAAACAGCCTTTTGGTGCAATCAAAGTTGGACAAATCATGAAAGTTAATTTCAAGACAGATAAGGCAGGAGTGCAGGTTAAATTTGTTATAAGACGCGATTTTGGAACGCGATATGAATTTGAGATGCAGTTACTTGAAGAAGGGCATTTTAGTATTGCTGTGCCTTTTGATGTGGGTAAGGGGCTTTATTTTTACTATTTTGAGATTGAGGAGCCATCTGACTGGGGAACAATTCGTCATTTTTATGGTTGTTCTGGTCTTGGTGGCGAAGGGGTGCTTTATTCTAATGAAAACGATGTAAAACCTTATCAGCTTACTGTTTTTGACAAAGAAGACCCAGCGCCCGCTTGGTATCGTGACGCGGTATTCTATCAGATTTTTCCTGATCGTTTTTATAACGGTAATGAAGAGGGGAAGATTAGTCATCCAAAACCTAACTCTTTTATCTATGGTTCAACTTCGGATACGCCTTTTTATGTTAAGGAAGAAAATGGAGACATTGCGCGCTGGGACTTCTTTGGTGGGAATATTCGTGGAATCATTAAGAAAATTCCGTATTTGAAAGAACTTGGTGTTAACGCGATTTATCTTAACCCTATTTTTTCAGGCACGAGCAATCATCGTTATGATACGAATGATTATCTTGAGATTGATACAATGCTTGGGGATGAAGCTGAGTTTAAGGAGTTGATTGATTTACTTCATGATGAGGGAATGCATTTGATTTTAGATGGTGTGTTTTCTCATGTGGGAAAAAATTCACGTTATTTCAATATTGCTGGAAATTATGGAGATGATGAAGGGGCAGCAAAAAATCCAGATTCTCCATATTTTAGCTGGTTTAAGTTTAATAATTATCCTTTCGATTATAAATCTTGGTGGGGAATCAAGGATTTGCCAGAGATTGATAAGGATAATGAGTCTTTCCGTGAGTTTATCTATGGTGAAAAAGATTCAGTATTGACGAAATGGAATCAACTGGGAATTGATGGCTGGCGGCTAGATGTCGCTGACGAACTACCAGATACGTTTATCAGGGGA contains:
- a CDS encoding glucose-1-phosphate adenylyltransferase — encoded protein: MGIEMLGLILAGGQGTRLGKLTKDVAKPAVPFGGRYRIIDFALSNCANSNVKNVGVITQYQPLALNAHIGNGAPWGLNGVNSGVTILQPYSSQEGSKWFEGTSHAVYQNIAYIDQQNPEYVLILSGDHIYKMDYEAMLESHKERGASLTVSVMEVPIEEASRFGIMNTDENDRIIEFEEKPKEPKSNLASMGIYIFNWQRLREVLVNGYAKGNPMEDFGGDVIPAYIEAGENVFAYRFKGYWKDVGTIDSLHQSNMEFLDILNNELDITDKSWRIYSRNDISAPQFITDKADVKDALVGDGCYVNGAVHHSILSQNVHVQEGTTIEDSFIMSGTFIGENVVIKNAIIGENAKIGDNVEIIGENEVAVIGHGEVKGENKNEQ
- the glgD gene encoding glucose-1-phosphate adenylyltransferase subunit GlgD; the protein is MNNSNKMCALLSNVSSSQALRPLTDVRPIATLPFDCKYRLIDFPLSSLSNAHVDNVFMTFNEGETQSVFDHLGSGSEWGLDGFNSRYFVYIQQDFDRLKEQGKAYFAQHLNFLKKSKAPYTVLLGSKFICNVDLNAVLKIHKLAGKEITTVYKKVSPTLAAEYDTILRFDEEGKMSNCYMNQLENPQEKEALCLNLFIVNTDWLIDFIQEMQNAGEIASIAHLLRARMKDYDVNSYEYTGYMSNITDIKSFYDANMVMLEPQNFTSLLYSSQPVHTKIKNEVPTYFSKDSNVVNSQLGSGCIIEGEVKDSLISRGSKVLKGAQVESALIFTSSKVKNDAVVKYAIIDKNAVIENGVQIIGTAEKPVVIPKGSVVTEDVIEL
- a CDS encoding glycogen/starch/alpha-glucan phosphorylase yields the protein MKLSKKQFKQDFEERLTSKFATDITKAGSQEKYAALASVVKHYYTKIWADDNEYKDETGKKQAYYFSIEFLPGKMLKSNLLNLGILNTVREALAELGINLDEVAESEPDMAIGNGGLGRLASCFMDSLASTGLPANGNGIRYRYGLFKQKIIDGYQVELPDSWLNNGNPWEVRRADKAVEVRFGGEVWLEDDGKGNLLPHYKNQERVLAVPYDTPMVGFENTTVNNMCLWRSEVPQDLDPKFQNLEYMRQTSMLSAELYPDDSNYDGRLLRLKQEYFFVSAGLQRIMRHYKSTHKKDVRNIADYIAVHINDTHPALCVPEFMRILVDEYGVGWNRAWDTTVKVMSYTNHTILSEALEKWPEDMVKHLLPRIYQIIVEIDRRRTAELLPKIGATLVHNTRIIRDGQIHMAHLSIIGSHSTNGVAKLHSDLLKDVELHDFYEIYPERFNNKTNGIADRRWIQISNERLSGVLDETIGTSWRHDLNDLVKLEVYKDDESVLECLQAAKYDDKLRLAALIKERNGIVVNPDAIFDVQVKRLHAYKRQLLNVLHILKLYFDLKDEPELDVVPRVFIFGAKAAPGYHYAKSIIKAINEIANMINNDKTIADKIKVVFMENYNVSLAELIIPAANVGEQISLASKEASGTSNMKFMLNGALTMGTLDGANIEIFEAAGEGNNFVFGLTKDEVYEYYRNGNYNARDIYEQNPIVHRILDAFIDGTIPNISMEGPEIFDSLTTYNDEYFVLRDFNDYVRAQKELETLYRDKKAWTQASLMNIANVGRFSSDRTVKEYADDIWHIKAKK